In Bosea vestrisii, the following are encoded in one genomic region:
- a CDS encoding NADP-dependent malic enzyme, which translates to MNDRSPPPKRTRPTFTDQEALLFHSQGRPGKLEIIPTVPMATQRDLSLAYSPGVAVPVLAIAEDPSRAYDYTARANLVAVITNGTAILGLGNLGALASKPVMEGKSILFKRFADVDSIDLEVDTEDADKFIEAVRYLGPSFGGINLEDIKAPECFIIEQRLRELMDIPVFHDDQHGTAIIAAAGLINALDLTERDVKSTKLVINGAGAAAIACIELLKAMGFKPDNVILCDTKGVIYQGRTEGMNQWKSAHAAVTDRRTLAQALEGADAFFGLSQKGAVTPEMVASMAANPIIFAMANPDPEITPEEVHAIRDDAIMATGRSDYPNQVNNVLGFPFIFRGALDVRATTINMEMKIAAAEALASLAREDVPDEVAAAYQGARPRYGKDYIIPVPFDPRLIHVVPMAVAKAAMDTGVAGKPIVDTGAYKAQLSARRDPVTGALNRIFERVRRYPKRVVFAEGEEEQVIRAAASFVNQELGKAILVGREERINETAEHLGVDLAAKGIEIQNARLSHRNSAYAQYLYERLQRHGYLFRDCQRLINQDRNHFAAAMVALGDADAMVTGVTRNYSIALEEVRRVIDDRPGHRLIGVSLAITRGRTVLVADTAITEMPTAQELSEIAIEAAGVARRLGYEPKVAMLAFSTFGHPAGERSEKVRDAVTILDGQRVDFEYDGEMAADVALNRDLMAQYPFCRLTGPANVLIMPAFHSASISTKMLQELGGATVIGPLLVGLDKPVQIVPLGAKDSDIVNMAALAAFNIGG; encoded by the coding sequence ATGAACGATCGCTCCCCGCCGCCCAAGCGCACCCGTCCGACCTTCACCGACCAGGAGGCGCTGCTCTTCCACTCGCAGGGGCGGCCAGGCAAGCTCGAGATCATTCCAACCGTGCCGATGGCAACGCAGCGTGACCTGTCGCTGGCCTATTCGCCCGGTGTCGCGGTGCCGGTCCTGGCCATCGCCGAGGACCCCAGCCGCGCCTATGACTACACCGCCCGCGCCAATCTCGTCGCGGTGATCACGAACGGTACCGCCATCCTCGGCCTCGGCAATCTGGGCGCGCTCGCCTCCAAGCCAGTGATGGAAGGCAAGTCGATCCTGTTCAAGCGTTTCGCCGATGTCGATTCGATCGATCTCGAGGTCGACACCGAGGACGCCGACAAGTTCATCGAAGCCGTGCGCTATCTCGGCCCGTCCTTCGGCGGCATCAACCTCGAGGACATCAAGGCGCCGGAATGCTTCATCATCGAGCAGCGCCTGCGCGAGCTGATGGACATCCCGGTCTTCCATGACGACCAGCATGGCACCGCGATCATCGCCGCCGCCGGCCTGATCAACGCGCTCGACCTGACGGAGCGCGACGTCAAGTCGACGAAGCTCGTCATCAACGGCGCCGGCGCCGCCGCCATCGCCTGCATCGAACTGCTCAAGGCGATGGGCTTCAAGCCCGACAACGTCATCCTCTGCGACACCAAGGGCGTGATCTACCAGGGCCGCACCGAGGGCATGAACCAGTGGAAATCAGCCCATGCGGCGGTCACCGACCGGCGCACGCTGGCGCAGGCGCTGGAAGGGGCCGACGCCTTCTTCGGCCTGTCGCAGAAGGGCGCGGTGACGCCTGAGATGGTCGCCTCGATGGCGGCGAACCCGATCATCTTCGCCATGGCCAATCCCGATCCCGAGATCACGCCGGAAGAGGTGCACGCCATCCGTGACGACGCGATCATGGCGACCGGGCGTTCGGACTATCCGAACCAGGTCAACAACGTGCTCGGCTTCCCCTTCATCTTCCGTGGCGCACTCGATGTCCGAGCCACCACGATCAACATGGAGATGAAGATCGCCGCGGCCGAGGCACTGGCCTCGCTGGCGCGCGAGGACGTCCCCGACGAGGTCGCCGCCGCCTATCAGGGCGCGCGCCCGCGCTATGGCAAGGACTACATCATCCCGGTGCCTTTCGATCCGCGGCTGATCCATGTCGTGCCGATGGCGGTCGCCAAGGCGGCGATGGATACGGGCGTCGCCGGCAAGCCGATCGTCGACACCGGCGCCTACAAGGCGCAGCTCTCGGCAAGGCGCGACCCGGTCACCGGCGCGCTCAACCGCATCTTCGAGCGCGTCCGGCGCTACCCCAAGCGCGTCGTCTTCGCCGAGGGCGAGGAGGAGCAGGTCATCCGCGCCGCTGCATCCTTCGTCAACCAGGAGCTCGGCAAGGCGATCCTGGTCGGACGCGAGGAGCGCATCAACGAGACGGCAGAGCACCTCGGCGTCGACCTTGCCGCCAAGGGCATCGAGATCCAGAACGCCAGGCTCTCGCACCGCAATTCGGCCTATGCGCAGTATCTCTACGAGCGGCTGCAGCGGCACGGCTACCTGTTCCGCGACTGCCAGCGCCTGATCAACCAGGATCGCAACCATTTCGCCGCGGCCATGGTAGCGCTCGGCGATGCCGATGCGATGGTCACCGGCGTCACCCGCAACTACTCGATCGCGCTGGAAGAGGTCCGCCGCGTCATCGACGACCGGCCGGGCCACCGCCTGATCGGCGTCTCGCTCGCGATCACGCGCGGCCGCACCGTGCTGGTCGCCGACACCGCGATCACCGAGATGCCCACGGCGCAGGAGCTGTCGGAGATCGCGATCGAGGCCGCCGGCGTCGCGCGTCGCCTGGGCTACGAGCCGAAGGTCGCGATGCTCGCCTTCTCGACCTTCGGCCATCCGGCGGGGGAGCGTTCGGAGAAGGTGCGCGACGCCGTGACGATCCTCGACGGCCAGCGCGTCGACTTCGAATACGATGGCGAGATGGCCGCCGACGTCGCGCTCAATCGCGATCTGATGGCGCAGTATCCGTTCTGCCGGCTGACCGGGCCGGCGAACGTCCTGATCATGCCGGCGTTCCACTCGGCCTCGATCTCGACCAAGATGCTGCAGGAGCTCGGCGGCGCCACCGTGATCGGGCCGCTGCTGGTCGGCCTCGACAAGCCGGTGCAGATCGTGCCGCTCGGCGCCAAGGATTCCGACATCGTCAACATGGCGGCGCTGGCGGCATTCAACATCGGCGGGTGA
- a CDS encoding NAD(P)/FAD-dependent oxidoreductase gives MSEPDIAIIGAGPAGLIAAERLAGAGHRVAIYERMASPARKFLLAGRGGLNLTHSEPLDALLDRYGTARAWLEPAIRAFPPQALRDWADGLGAESFTGSSGRIFPRAMKASPLLRAWLARLDGLGVALHAGRLWRGWDESGALRLALRDGSIETVNPRATLLALGGASWPRLGGDGSWVELLQQKGVAIAPLRPANAGFSVAWSALMRERFAGQPLKRIALSFAGQRVLGEAMIDAGGIEGGAIYALSGPLREALASDGEATLTIDLRPDLSEADLASRLAKRRQGETVSNHLRKAAGLSPVATAVLREGTDGPLPAEPNVLAQRIKAAPVRLTGMASITRAISTAGGIRTEEVDDDFMLKRLPGTFIAGEMLDWEAPTGGYLLQACFATGVAAAEGIGRRLSSTF, from the coding sequence TTGAGCGAGCCCGATATCGCCATCATCGGCGCCGGCCCGGCCGGGTTGATCGCGGCCGAGCGGTTGGCCGGGGCGGGCCACAGGGTCGCGATCTACGAACGGATGGCCTCGCCGGCGCGCAAATTCCTGCTCGCCGGCCGCGGCGGACTCAACCTGACGCATTCGGAGCCGCTCGACGCCCTGCTCGACCGCTATGGCACGGCGCGCGCCTGGCTGGAGCCGGCGATCCGCGCCTTCCCGCCACAGGCGCTACGCGACTGGGCCGATGGGCTCGGCGCCGAAAGCTTCACCGGTTCGAGCGGCCGCATCTTCCCCCGGGCGATGAAGGCCTCGCCGCTGCTGCGCGCCTGGTTGGCCCGGCTCGACGGGCTCGGCGTGGCACTGCATGCGGGCCGGCTCTGGAGAGGTTGGGACGAGAGCGGCGCGCTGCGACTTGCGCTTCGCGATGGCTCGATCGAAACCGTGAACCCCCGCGCAACCCTGCTGGCGCTCGGTGGAGCGAGCTGGCCGCGGCTTGGCGGGGATGGGTCCTGGGTCGAGCTGCTGCAACAGAAGGGCGTCGCGATTGCGCCTCTGCGCCCGGCCAATGCCGGCTTCTCGGTCGCCTGGTCAGCGCTTATGCGCGAGCGCTTCGCGGGGCAGCCGCTGAAGCGGATTGCGCTGAGCTTCGCCGGGCAGCGTGTCCTCGGCGAGGCGATGATCGACGCTGGCGGCATCGAGGGCGGAGCGATCTACGCCTTGTCCGGTCCGTTGCGCGAGGCGCTTGCCAGCGATGGCGAGGCGACCCTGACGATCGATCTTCGCCCGGACCTGAGCGAGGCCGACCTCGCGAGCCGGCTGGCCAAGCGCCGCCAAGGTGAGACGGTCAGCAATCATCTGCGCAAGGCGGCCGGGCTTTCGCCGGTGGCGACAGCCGTGCTGCGCGAGGGAACTGACGGGCCGTTGCCGGCCGAGCCCAATGTGCTCGCCCAACGGATCAAGGCTGCTCCCGTGCGATTGACCGGCATGGCCTCGATCACCCGCGCGATCTCGACAGCGGGCGGAATCCGAACCGAGGAAGTCGATGACGACTTCATGTTGAAGCGCCTGCCCGGCACCTTCATCGCCGGCGAGATGCTCGACTGGGAGGCGCCAACCGGCGGCTATCTGCTGCAGGCCTGCTTTGCGACCGGTGTGGCGGCGGCGGAGGGGATAGGGCGCCGCCTCAGTTCAACCTTTTGA
- a CDS encoding methyl-accepting chemotaxis protein, whose translation MSLFINLIESLSFLLLAALILTAAATWIDRRSLLRQLVVGALFAAGALCSMANPFVIQPGLVVDSRNTFAILAGPIGGPLAALLTAVPLAAARYNLGGVGMPTGIAGIVLHAVAGVIYAAWLGRQKRSLTLRDLVLLSLISAGCLIASNVFMPNWPAAERFLREAVPIMIVVSTIGTILVGLVLSNDRDRRETGYRLRTLIQRAPGTLYQRIVSPDGTLRYQFASFAIDKLLGVTREEVERDPEAWLGKMLPEDRQRFEAARAALTALDDVWRFEARYAAPDGGIVWLRSEATMRRLPDGTAIWDGILLDVTPEKTLETRRDEIESLRRAALEELAVNLEVTVGKALRRVGDSARGMHEAAQGMAANADRTTARAGEATEQAELASQRVGSVAQAAERIDASIRELTRQTDFAAETARQAAGHVRTTRRDVHGLAVAADKVGAVLAFIEDIAVRTNLLALNATIEAARAGVAGRGFSVVAGEVKNLAEQTQQATQNIAATLQEIRGAAATAADAVGQIEGTMGTIETTSGAIAQVVAGQGGIASGIALDAQAVAGSAATVTDHVAAAGEEARATGEAATRVVEAARLVSEQAVELDRYVGDFVTRVRAGL comes from the coding sequence ATGTCGCTGTTCATCAACCTGATCGAGAGCCTGTCCTTCCTGCTGCTGGCTGCCTTGATCCTGACGGCGGCCGCCACCTGGATCGACCGGCGCTCGCTGCTGCGCCAGCTCGTCGTCGGCGCCCTTTTCGCGGCTGGCGCCCTTTGCAGCATGGCAAATCCCTTCGTGATCCAGCCGGGGCTGGTCGTCGATTCGCGCAACACCTTCGCGATCCTGGCCGGCCCGATCGGCGGGCCGCTCGCCGCATTGCTGACTGCTGTCCCCCTGGCCGCTGCGCGCTACAATCTGGGTGGCGTCGGGATGCCGACCGGGATCGCCGGAATCGTCCTGCACGCCGTTGCCGGCGTGATCTATGCCGCCTGGCTCGGCCGGCAGAAGCGCTCGCTGACGCTGCGCGACCTCGTGCTTCTCAGCCTGATCAGCGCCGGCTGTCTCATCGCTTCGAACGTCTTCATGCCGAACTGGCCTGCGGCGGAACGCTTCCTGCGCGAGGCCGTGCCGATCATGATCGTGGTCAGCACGATCGGCACCATCCTGGTCGGGCTCGTCCTCAGCAACGACCGCGACCGGCGCGAAACCGGCTATCGCCTGCGTACGCTCATTCAGCGCGCTCCAGGAACTCTTTACCAGCGTATCGTCAGTCCGGATGGCACATTGCGCTATCAGTTCGCATCCTTCGCCATCGACAAGCTCCTGGGGGTAACCAGGGAGGAGGTCGAGCGCGATCCAGAGGCCTGGCTCGGCAAGATGCTGCCGGAGGATCGGCAGCGTTTCGAGGCAGCGCGGGCCGCTCTGACAGCCCTGGACGATGTCTGGCGCTTCGAGGCGCGCTATGCCGCGCCCGATGGCGGCATCGTCTGGCTACGCAGCGAGGCGACGATGCGTCGCCTGCCCGATGGAACGGCGATCTGGGATGGCATCCTGCTTGACGTCACGCCCGAGAAGACATTGGAGACCCGCCGGGATGAGATTGAAAGCTTGCGCCGCGCGGCGCTCGAGGAGCTGGCCGTAAATCTCGAAGTGACAGTGGGCAAGGCATTGCGCCGGGTCGGCGATTCGGCGCGCGGCATGCACGAGGCGGCGCAAGGCATGGCGGCGAACGCCGACCGGACCACGGCCCGGGCCGGGGAAGCGACCGAGCAGGCCGAGCTCGCCTCGCAACGGGTCGGCAGCGTCGCCCAGGCCGCCGAGCGGATCGACGCCTCGATCCGCGAGCTCACCCGCCAGACGGACTTTGCCGCCGAGACCGCCCGGCAGGCGGCCGGCCATGTCCGCACGACGCGCCGCGACGTTCATGGGCTCGCAGTCGCCGCCGACAAGGTCGGTGCGGTGCTCGCCTTCATCGAAGACATCGCGGTGCGCACCAATCTGCTTGCGCTCAACGCGACGATCGAGGCCGCACGCGCCGGCGTGGCCGGGCGCGGCTTCTCGGTGGTCGCTGGCGAGGTCAAGAATCTCGCCGAGCAGACCCAGCAGGCGACGCAGAACATTGCAGCCACCCTGCAGGAGATCCGCGGCGCCGCGGCCACCGCAGCCGATGCCGTCGGGCAGATCGAAGGCACGATGGGCACGATCGAGACCACCTCGGGCGCAATTGCCCAGGTCGTCGCCGGCCAGGGTGGGATCGCCTCCGGCATCGCCCTCGATGCCCAGGCCGTGGCGGGCTCGGCTGCAACCGTCACCGACCATGTCGCTGCGGCGGGGGAAGAAGCCCGCGCCACCGGCGAGGCGGCCACACGCGTAGTCGAGGCGGCACGCCTCGTCAGCGAGCAGGCGGTCGAGCTCGATCGCTATGTCGGCGACTTCGTGACTCGCGTCCGCGCCGGCCTCTGA
- the mutS gene encoding DNA mismatch repair protein MutS, with amino-acid sequence MRHTTPTDVAEAKPAGSVDAGRVTPMMAQYVEIKANNSDCLLFYRMGDFYELFFQDAEIASRTLGIVLTKRGKHLGEDIAMCGVPVERADDYLQKLIAAGHRVAVCEQTEDPAEAKKRGAKSVVKRDVVRLVTPGTITEERLLDPGRASLLVAVARRRLSDEVYAYGIAALDISTGRFAVLETDQRGLAVELARLEPREIVCPDAIHDDPELKEFWRDIAAPVTPLAREGLDPASGERRLKEFFGVATLDAFGAFSRAEIAAAAAALAYVERTQLGARPPLSPPVREGQSATMLIDAATRANLELTRTLAGERSGSLLATIDRTETPGGSRLLAERLAGPLTDPIAIGRRHDAVTLLVETSSLREALRRDLSRVPDIARALARLSLDRGGPRDLAALGAGLEAGRGVAAALLRQGDLPDELREAALALGRTDPDLAIRLSATLADELPLLKRDGRFVREGFDAALDELRLLQVDSRKVIAQLQARYASETECRTLRIKHNSMLGYFVEVPQAVGETFLREPWRAVFVHRQTMSDAMRFSSVELGELEAKIASAADRALKLELSIFAALTEAVLAQAEPIKAAAQALAVIDVAAALAELAVDGGWTRPIIDDGAAFTIKAGRHPVVEAALKRQGQPFVANDSELSAAVQGRDGRICLITGPNMAGKSTFLRQNALIAVLAQMGSFVPAQSAHIGIVDRLFSRVGAADDLARGRSTFMVEMVETAAILNQAGPRALVILDEIGRGTATFDGLSIAWAAIEHLHEANRCRALFATHYHELTALAERLDRVVNATVRVTEWNGEVIFLHEVVPGAADRSYGIQVAKLAGLPPAVVERARAILSELEKSEREKPVAALVDDLPLFAVQMRKPAPAAAPVAGPDELREALATFDPDEMTPREALEALYKLKRLN; translated from the coding sequence ATGCGCCACACCACGCCAACAGACGTTGCGGAAGCGAAGCCCGCCGGATCGGTCGATGCCGGCCGTGTCACGCCGATGATGGCGCAGTACGTCGAGATCAAGGCCAATAATTCGGACTGCCTGCTGTTTTACCGGATGGGCGATTTCTACGAATTGTTCTTCCAGGACGCCGAGATCGCCTCCCGCACGCTCGGCATCGTGCTGACCAAGCGCGGCAAGCATCTCGGCGAGGACATCGCCATGTGCGGCGTCCCGGTCGAGCGCGCCGACGATTATCTGCAGAAGCTGATCGCCGCCGGCCACCGCGTCGCCGTCTGCGAGCAGACCGAGGACCCGGCGGAAGCGAAGAAGCGCGGCGCCAAGTCGGTGGTGAAGCGCGATGTCGTGCGCCTCGTCACCCCCGGTACCATCACCGAGGAACGCCTGCTCGACCCCGGCCGGGCGAGCCTGCTCGTCGCCGTGGCCAGGCGCCGGCTCTCGGACGAGGTCTATGCCTATGGCATCGCCGCGCTCGACATCTCGACCGGCCGCTTCGCCGTGCTCGAAACCGACCAGCGCGGCCTTGCCGTCGAGCTCGCCCGCCTGGAGCCACGCGAGATCGTCTGTCCCGACGCGATCCATGACGATCCCGAGCTGAAGGAATTCTGGCGCGATATCGCGGCGCCCGTGACGCCGCTGGCGCGCGAAGGGCTCGACCCGGCCTCGGGCGAGCGCCGGCTGAAGGAGTTCTTCGGCGTCGCCACGCTCGACGCTTTCGGTGCCTTCAGCCGCGCCGAGATTGCCGCCGCCGCTGCCGCGCTCGCCTATGTCGAGCGCACCCAGCTCGGCGCCCGCCCGCCTCTCTCGCCGCCGGTCCGCGAGGGCCAGAGCGCGACCATGCTGATCGACGCGGCGACACGCGCCAATCTCGAACTGACCCGAACCCTCGCCGGTGAACGCTCGGGCAGCCTGCTCGCCACCATCGACCGCACCGAGACGCCGGGCGGCAGCCGCCTGCTTGCCGAGCGCCTCGCTGGGCCGCTCACCGATCCGATTGCGATCGGCAGGCGGCACGATGCCGTCACGCTCCTGGTCGAGACGTCGTCGCTGCGCGAGGCGCTGCGGCGCGATCTCTCCCGCGTGCCTGACATAGCCCGTGCCCTGGCGCGGCTCTCACTCGACCGCGGCGGCCCGCGCGACCTTGCCGCGCTCGGCGCTGGGCTGGAGGCGGGACGCGGCGTTGCCGCGGCGCTGCTGCGCCAGGGTGATCTGCCCGACGAACTGCGCGAGGCGGCCCTCGCGCTCGGCCGCACCGACCCCGATCTGGCGATCCGCCTCTCCGCCACGCTCGCCGACGAATTACCGCTTTTGAAGCGCGACGGCCGCTTCGTACGCGAGGGCTTCGACGCGGCGCTCGACGAACTCAGGCTGCTCCAGGTCGATTCGCGCAAGGTGATCGCGCAACTGCAGGCTCGCTATGCCAGCGAGACCGAATGCCGGACGCTGCGGATCAAGCACAACTCCATGCTCGGCTATTTCGTCGAGGTGCCGCAGGCGGTCGGCGAGACCTTCCTGAGAGAGCCGTGGCGCGCGGTCTTCGTCCATCGCCAGACCATGTCGGATGCGATGCGCTTCTCCTCGGTCGAGCTCGGCGAGCTCGAGGCCAAGATTGCCTCGGCTGCCGACCGGGCGCTGAAGCTGGAACTCTCGATCTTCGCCGCATTGACCGAGGCCGTGTTGGCGCAAGCCGAGCCGATCAAGGCGGCGGCGCAGGCACTGGCGGTGATCGATGTCGCTGCGGCGCTGGCCGAGCTCGCCGTCGATGGCGGCTGGACGCGCCCCATCATCGATGACGGTGCCGCCTTCACGATCAAGGCCGGCCGCCATCCGGTGGTCGAGGCGGCGCTGAAGCGGCAGGGCCAGCCCTTCGTCGCCAATGACAGCGAGCTGTCCGCCGCCGTACAAGGCCGCGACGGCCGCATCTGCCTGATCACCGGCCCCAACATGGCCGGTAAATCAACCTTCCTGCGCCAGAACGCGCTGATCGCGGTGCTTGCCCAGATGGGTTCCTTCGTGCCGGCGCAGAGTGCCCATATCGGCATTGTCGACCGGCTGTTCTCGCGCGTCGGCGCCGCCGACGATCTGGCGCGGGGCCGCTCGACCTTCATGGTCGAGATGGTCGAGACCGCCGCGATCCTCAACCAGGCCGGACCGCGCGCGCTGGTGATCCTCGACGAGATCGGTCGGGGCACGGCGACCTTCGACGGGCTCTCGATCGCTTGGGCCGCGATCGAGCATCTGCACGAGGCCAATCGCTGCCGCGCCCTGTTCGCGACGCATTATCACGAGCTGACGGCGCTGGCGGAGCGGCTCGACCGCGTTGTCAACGCCACCGTGCGCGTCACCGAATGGAATGGCGAGGTTATTTTCCTGCACGAGGTCGTGCCGGGCGCGGCCGATCGCTCCTACGGTATCCAGGTCGCCAAGCTCGCCGGCCTGCCGCCGGCGGTGGTCGAGCGCGCCCGCGCTATCCTCTCCGAGCTGGAGAAGAGCGAGCGCGAGAAGCCGGTCGCGGCGCTGGTCGACGACCTCCCGCTCTTCGCCGTGCAGATGCGCAAGCCTGCGCCGGCCGCGGCGCCGGTCGCCGGTCCCGATGAATTGCGCGAGGCGCTCGCCACGTTTGATCCTGACGAGATGACGCCGCGCGAGGCGCTGGAGGCGCTCTACAAGCTCAAAAGGTTGAACTGA
- a CDS encoding penicillin-binding protein activator yields the protein MSRHLKLLVPPSRRLILLSGVGAVLAACSGGTGGLPGFDSQTTPQGGNAQPSGPTIGTGSVKVGLILPLTAEGSGATVGNSLKNAAEMALAEFPGADLTLLVKDDRGTPDGAQAAAQEALREGAELIIGPLFAPSVQAVGQVARGAGKPVMAFSSDSNVASRGIYLLSFPPENDVNRVIAYASAQGRKSFAALVPETAYGKVVEGAFQQAVANHAARVVVIERFGSDQNSMRAAATRLAPALQQADALFVPGDAATMPTLGLLLQQAGYDPAKVKPLGTGVWNDANVARVPAIQGGWFASPDTAGFNAFSGRYQKRFNSAPTRTATLSYDAVSLAAALARTQGSQRFSESVLTNASGFAGADGVFRFRPDGLNERGLAVLELRNGQIVTVNAAPRDLGPRTN from the coding sequence GTGTCGCGTCACTTGAAGCTCCTCGTCCCGCCGAGTCGCCGACTGATCCTGCTATCCGGCGTTGGCGCAGTACTCGCTGCCTGCAGCGGCGGTACCGGCGGCCTGCCAGGCTTTGATAGCCAGACGACGCCTCAGGGCGGCAATGCTCAGCCCAGCGGTCCGACCATCGGCACCGGCTCGGTCAAGGTCGGGCTGATCCTGCCGCTGACCGCCGAAGGCTCGGGTGCGACCGTCGGCAACTCGCTCAAGAACGCCGCCGAGATGGCGCTCGCCGAATTCCCCGGAGCCGATCTCACGCTGCTGGTCAAGGATGATCGCGGCACGCCGGATGGCGCGCAGGCCGCGGCGCAGGAAGCCCTCCGCGAGGGCGCCGAGCTGATCATCGGACCGCTGTTTGCACCATCGGTGCAGGCCGTCGGCCAGGTCGCCCGCGGCGCCGGCAAGCCGGTCATGGCCTTCTCTAGCGATAGCAATGTCGCCTCGCGCGGCATCTATCTGCTCTCCTTCCCGCCCGAGAACGACGTCAACCGCGTCATCGCCTACGCTTCGGCGCAGGGGCGCAAATCCTTCGCTGCGCTGGTGCCCGAGACCGCCTATGGCAAGGTCGTCGAAGGCGCGTTCCAGCAGGCCGTGGCCAATCACGCAGCCCGTGTCGTCGTGATCGAGCGCTTCGGCTCCGACCAGAACAGCATGCGCGCCGCCGCGACGCGGCTGGCGCCGGCCCTGCAGCAGGCGGATGCGCTGTTCGTGCCGGGCGACGCGGCGACGATGCCGACGCTCGGACTTCTCCTGCAGCAGGCCGGCTATGACCCGGCCAAGGTCAAGCCGCTCGGCACCGGCGTCTGGAACGACGCCAATGTCGCCCGCGTCCCGGCGATCCAGGGCGGCTGGTTCGCCTCGCCCGACACCGCCGGCTTCAACGCCTTCTCCGGCCGCTACCAGAAGCGCTTCAACAGCGCGCCGACGCGCACCGCGACCCTGTCCTACGACGCGGTTTCGCTGGCGGCGGCGCTCGCCCGGACTCAAGGCAGCCAGCGCTTCTCGGAGAGCGTGCTGACCAACGCCTCCGGCTTCGCCGGAGCCGACGGCGTCTTCCGCTTCCGTCCCGATGGGTTGAACGAGCGCGGTCTTGCCGTGCTCGAACTGCGCAACGGCCAGATCGTCACGGTCAACGCGGCTCCGCGCGATCTCGGCCCGCGGACGAACTGA